In the genome of Moorena sp. SIOASIH, the window ATTACGGTCAGCGGTCGTTTCCGACTCTAGTTGCAGCACGTCCGGAATTAGTGAGTGTGTTTAAGCCCTTGGTAGAGTTTTTGGGGGCTAAGGCAAGTAGAATGTAGAATTTAGAATTAAGAATGTAGAATTAAGAATGGAGAATGGAGAATTAAGAATTAAGAATTAAGAATTAAGAATGGAGAATTAAGAATGGAGCATGGAGAATGGAGCATGGAGAATGGAGCATGGAGAATGGAGCATGGAGAATGGAGCATGGAGAATTAAGAATGGAGAATGGAGCATGGAGAATGGAGCATGGAGAATTAAGAATGGAGAATGGAGCATGGAGAATTAAGAATGGAGAATGGAGCATGGAGAATTAAGAATGGAGAATGTAGAAGGCCAAATGTATAATGTAGAAGGCAGAATGGAGAATGTAGAAGGCCAAATGTATAATTCTAAATTCTACATTCTAAATTCTAAATTCTACATTCTAAATTCTACATTCTAAATTCTACATTCTACATTCTACATTCTACATTCTACATTCTTAATTCTTAATTCTTAATTCTACATTCTACATTCTTAATTCAAAAGGGATGTTCCCATAAATAATCTGCGATCGCGTTTTCTCCTGCGAGTTTCTCTTGCTGAGCACCCAACAAAACTGAAATTTGTTCTAACTGATGATTGAATCGTCGAGCAACCCGACTGGGTATACCGTAGCCATAGATAATATGACCTTGCCCAGCAATCACTACTACTTGATAATCTGGGTTAGCTTGGGCAAACAAAGCAATCTTCTCTGCCATGGTTTCATCCCATAACACTTGGGCTGTGAAAAAATTGTCCAAGTTGGGACTATTGCTATGACCGGCGTGGTGATGTTGTTGGTAGAATCCCTGAATTAGGTTGCGGTAATCAGCGTTATCTGTGCGAATTTCCGATAATGGGGGAATATGTTCCTGCTCAGCAGATGTTAAACTCTCTAAACCGTTACGGGCTACTTTACGAGTGACCTCAGTAGGTGTATTTAAGGCTAACACAGGCAGTTGATTGGTTTTAGCAAAGCGTACTAGGGGAGCATAATATTCCCAAGGAAAGCCCCAGCGTTGTTCATACTCACTTTGCTTAACCAAGTCAGCTTCTGTTATTTCCCCGGCTAGGTATTGATCCAGGATATCTTGAGCTGGGCGCTGGAACATTTCCATTGCGATCGCAATTTTGGAATTTTGACGGGTTAGTGCTTGAATAATCGCTAACTGCGCCTCATGATCTTTTTTGCTGTTGTGAGTTTCTCCTAAATAGATAACCCGGGCTTGTTTCCATTCCGGTAATACCTCTGGTAGGGATACCAGATTGACAGTTTCTATCTGTTGTTGCTGGCTAGTGGCAGTTGAACTATTATGTTGAGCAAAAACTGGGGTAGTACAGAAAAAGAAAATTCCCAGGGAATAAACAACGACTTTGGTAATTGTGCCCATATAAAATTGATAATAGCGACTCAAAAATCCAACTGGTCATGTTTAGCTTAACGTGATTCAGGATTGCCAGGAATTAATTGACCATCACAAAATTCCAAAAGCCGATTCAAACCCCAAAATTCATCCACATCACCTTTGCCTGTACTAATGTGAGCCACATGACCCCCTTGGGGAGTTAAAATCAAGTTGGCATAGGGATTACTACTCGTGCGCTCTTCCAATTCTGGAATAATAGTAGGGTCAAAAATCGGGTCATCCGCAGCATAGATGATCAAATAGGGCAAAGCTAAGCTGTCCAACAGGTAAAGTCCACTAGTCTTCTGATAGTATTCATTAACGCTAGCAAACCCGTAGTAATCAATCACCATATAGTGGTCAAAGCTCCGCATTGAGTTAATGCACTCCACTACACCAGGTTTAACAGCCTCAGGAAAGTTTTCTAACCGTTGTTGAGCTGTTTTCCTGAGTTTATGAGTGAACCTCTTTTCGATCAAACGTCCCATTGGCGTAGATAGCAAATAATCTATGGAGCGATTCGATTCCAGATTAGGAGCCAAAACTGCTCCAAACCTGACCAGAGAACAATTGTTTTCAACTGCGGCCTTAAGTCCCCACAATGCCAACTGTCCCCCCATGGAAAAGCCCACCAAACCCACAGGTTCTGGGCAACCCATCTTTACTAATTGCATGGCTAGCTGCAACTGATCTTCCCCTTCTCGCCAACCGTCAGAAGATGGAACTGGGGATAGTTTGGCACTGCGTCCGTTACTGCGCCAATCATAAATTAACACTGCCCAACCATTGCTGTAGGCTTTACGAGCAAGGGTACGACTATACCAACCACTATCGACATCCCCTGTAAGGGCATAGTTAACAATCAGGGTACCTTTGGCATTGTCAGGACAACTCCACAATCCGCGCAACGGTACCTGATCCGCACCAGTAAATATGTGTTCCTGCCAGGGAATCAGGGGCAAATGGGAAAGCCAAGGTACTCTTTCCCCCCACCAAATCCAGGTTTTGCCGTACCAGTAAGTGGTAGCAATACTTTGGAATAAGCCATTTCTTAGGTACCAGGGAGCTTGGTAATCTTGCATCAGGTTTCGTGCCTATTTGTGATTACACATCGGAGTATAAGCCCTCCTAGTTCCCCATCGCTGTGGGCAGACAACCCTTTGTTGCTCTAATTTCCCATATCTTGTTCCATCCACCGACGAGTTCCAAAAAACTGACAGGAATTGGTAGCTACCTTTGCTGCTGCTGCTAGGGCATCAGTAAACTCTTTCTGTAGAATATAGTGACAGAAGGCACCGTGAAACACATCCCCAGCTCCCAAGGTATCTACTGCTTGAATCTGGGGTACGGGTACTTCACCGGAGACTCCTAAGCTACGATACTGAATTGGTTTTTCTCCTTGGGTAATGGCAATGTGATTAATCCCAGCTTCTAGGAGATAAGCCATCACCTCTTCTTGACCAGAGCACCCTGGTGGATAGAAATTGGCTGAGCAAATGGCGTAATCAACATAGGGCAAAATTGTTTCAAATCCTGGCTTCCAGCTACCCCCATCCATGACTACAGGGATATGATGAGTTTTGGCAAATTTTGCGATCGCATTACTAACCACCATCTGATGACCATCAATGAGCACCACATCCACCATCAACTCTAAATCCTGAGGTACCTGTGTACTACTGGCTTGGATTTTAGTAGCATTGATCGAAATAACTGCGCGATCGCCTGTGGATTCTGTAACGATGATCGAAGATACTGGCGGCGGTTGGGGGTTAGCTGGGTCAAGATCGGCAATGATTACGCCATGACTGGTCAAATCGCTACGAATTAGCTGAGTAATCGGATTAATTCCCACCACACCTAAAATTTTAGCTATATTCCCCAGATAGCTAAACGTTACTGCTGCATTCGTCGCTGGTCCCCCAGCCGCTACCGTATAGTCAGAGGCAGTTATTTTTTCATTGCTGCTTGGTAGCTTGGTGCTGAGGTATACCAGGTCTAAGGTAACCATCCCCACAAAAATACCAGTACTCGCCATCTAACAACTACCCTTAGTATGATTTTTCATCAGCCTTGTAAAGGTAAAATTGTTGGCAGATGCCCACAGTTTCAAAAGAGTATGCAGGGATCAGCGTACCAACATCTAGGTCAGTGCGGTAAATACTAAAGAGCAAGAAATTTTCTCGCTTTGTGGTCTGGGCAACAACTTGCTTA includes:
- a CDS encoding sugar kinase, giving the protein MASTGIFVGMVTLDLVYLSTKLPSSNEKITASDYTVAAGGPATNAAVTFSYLGNIAKILGVVGINPITQLIRSDLTSHGVIIADLDPANPQPPPVSSIIVTESTGDRAVISINATKIQASSTQVPQDLELMVDVVLIDGHQMVVSNAIAKFAKTHHIPVVMDGGSWKPGFETILPYVDYAICSANFYPPGCSGQEEVMAYLLEAGINHIAITQGEKPIQYRSLGVSGEVPVPQIQAVDTLGAGDVFHGAFCHYILQKEFTDALAAAAKVATNSCQFFGTRRWMEQDMGN
- a CDS encoding alpha/beta fold hydrolase produces the protein MQDYQAPWYLRNGLFQSIATTYWYGKTWIWWGERVPWLSHLPLIPWQEHIFTGADQVPLRGLWSCPDNAKGTLIVNYALTGDVDSGWYSRTLARKAYSNGWAVLIYDWRSNGRSAKLSPVPSSDGWREGEDQLQLAMQLVKMGCPEPVGLVGFSMGGQLALWGLKAAVENNCSLVRFGAVLAPNLESNRSIDYLLSTPMGRLIEKRFTHKLRKTAQQRLENFPEAVKPGVVECINSMRSFDHYMVIDYYGFASVNEYYQKTSGLYLLDSLALPYLIIYAADDPIFDPTIIPELEERTSSNPYANLILTPQGGHVAHISTGKGDVDEFWGLNRLLEFCDGQLIPGNPESR
- a CDS encoding ChaN family lipoprotein, with protein sequence MGTITKVVVYSLGIFFFCTTPVFAQHNSSTATSQQQQIETVNLVSLPEVLPEWKQARVIYLGETHNSKKDHEAQLAIIQALTRQNSKIAIAMEMFQRPAQDILDQYLAGEITEADLVKQSEYEQRWGFPWEYYAPLVRFAKTNQLPVLALNTPTEVTRKVARNGLESLTSAEQEHIPPLSEIRTDNADYRNLIQGFYQQHHHAGHSNSPNLDNFFTAQVLWDETMAEKIALFAQANPDYQVVVIAGQGHIIYGYGIPSRVARRFNHQLEQISVLLGAQQEKLAGENAIADYLWEHPF